The Longimicrobiales bacterium nucleotide sequence TGTGGCGTCCATCGGACGACGGTGGAACATCGGCAAGGGTGGCAACACCGGGCAGCTGGACCTCGAGCTTGCTCGCGGAATCCCGATGGACCTCGAGTTGAACTTCGGGGCCGTGCGCGCCGATTTGGATCTCGGGGGACTGGCACTCACCGCACTCGCTCTTCGGACGGGCGCATCTGAGTCCACCGTCGACATGTCCGAGCCAAACATCGCGGCAATGCGCACCGCCAGCTTCGAAGCGGGCGCCGCGGAATTCACCGCGCGCAACCTCGGGAACCTGAACGCCGAACGAATTGAAGTGACCGCTGGCGTCGGTGATCTTACCCTAGGCTTCAGCGGTCGTTGGGAGCAGGACGCCGCGGTATCGATCGACATGGGCCTTGGAACGTTGGAGCTTCGGTTCCCTGAAGGTCTCGGAGTCCGGCTTCGCAAAAAAAGCTTCTTCACATCCCTCGATTCCGAGGGGATGGTGAAGCGCGGTGACGCCTATTACTCGCTCGATTGGGACGACGCTGACAAGAAAATCACGATCGACCTGGACGCGGCCTTCGGCAGCGTCAAGGTTGTGTGGGTCCGCTAGTGCACCTGAGGAGAACATCATGATCGGCACACTTTTGACTTTCTTCGCAGTCGGCTTGGTCACGCTGATCGTGGCCGGGATCGTGCTGTCAATCGTAGGGACCGTCTTTTCGTTGACGTTCGGCCTGGCCGCGTTCCTACTCTTCCAGGTCGCGCCAGTACTCCTGATTGGTTGGATCATGGTAAAGGTGTTCGAGAAAGTGAGAGGTGGCGATTCGTTGTCAGCCGCAGACAGAAAGTGGCTCGAAGGCGAATAGACTCCACCCTACCTTTTTGTACGAACTACGCTGAACGTCTCGGGTCCTAGACTAGGACCGCGAGGCGTTCTTCTACCGCCTTCATCACCGCAATCAATGCCGCGGCTGCACCAGAGTCCGGTGCCGAGACGACGGTGGGCACACCCTCATCACCTGCCTTGCGCACAGCCGGATCCAGCGGCACTCGTCCCAAGAAGGCGAGCTTCATTTCCTTCGCCAGGCTCTCACCACCCCCAGAGCCGAAGACGTCGACGATCTCGTCACAATGCGGACACGCCATGCCGCTCATGTTCTCGACGACCCCCAACACGCGGGTGTTCACTCTCTCGAACATCTTCACACCGCGCCGTACGTCCCCGGTAGAGACTTCCTGCGGAGTAGTCACCATCACAGCGCCGTCGAGATCGATGGTCTGAACGAGCGACAGCTGCGCGTCACCGGTTCCCGGCGGCATGTCCACAACCATCATATCGAGGTCGCCCCAATCGACTTGCTCGAGAAACTGCTTCAGGATGCCTGAAATGAGCGGTCCACGCATGATGGCGGGTTGTTCTTTGTCCAGCAGGAAACCCAGGCTCATCAGCTTCACCCCGTGAGACTCGAGCGGCTCAATAAGCTCTTGTCCCTTGTCGCCCGTCACACTGGGGCGTCGCTGCACACCAAACATCAGCGGGATGTTCGGCCCGTAGATATCGGCGTCGAGAAGGCCAACGGACCGTCCGGACTGAGCAAACGCTGCGGCGAGGTTTGCTGCTACCATCGACTTCCCTACTCCACCCTTTCCTGAACTCACCGCAATGATCTGGCGAACGCCGGTCAGGACCCCTGGACGAGGAGTCGGTGCCGGCACGGACCCCGGCTGGAGCCCCCCCTGGCGTCCGCCGCCACCGGAAGGTGTCATCTGCGGCAGCTGCACGTTCACCTTCACTTCTGAGACGCCCTCGACGCCTTCGGCGGCCGCACGGGCTTGCTTCAAAAGGTCACTTGGGTCGTCTCCCCCTAAAATGAACTGGAAGCGTACGACACCCGAATCTTCGGCGGTGAGGTTTTGCACCTGACCGCTCGCGACTAGGTCGCGTTCCTTGGTCGGGTGCTTGATCTTGGCCAAAGCGGCCATCACCGAGCGACGTAACTCGTCAGCAGTCATTGCTAATTCTCATTAACGTGAACGGCTCAAACACCGCTCAGTGAGCGAGAAGCAGCCATATGCTCTTCTCGTAAACATTTGATTATTCATCGACCTGACGTCGCTGAGCTCCTACCCGCGAGGACTCCGTAAACACAGACAGATCGCGCCGTCCGCCTGGCCTGCCGGCGGTCAAAAATGGCGTCAAACCAAGCAAAGTGTACCCTCTACGGGTCTCTGGGGTCAACCGGAATCCCGCGGAAGCTCAGTGGTTCAGATCTACATGATCATTGATTTATCGCTCAATCATGCTGATTTTTTTGTCGAATTATCGGAATGGTGATGCGGTTGATGGCAATATCTGGTGCCGACGGCACAAGCATTGCTAGCAGCGGCAGAATCGGAGCCCACAAACCCCTCATGAACTGATGACAACCGAACCCATCCAAATATCCGCACATCGACCCGGATCCGGATAGCTTTGGCAGCACCCCACATCTGGCCGATTATTGGTCCGTCGTGGCGCGCCGCCTGGGGCTCGTCATGATCATCTTCACGGTGACCGCTGCATCGTCCATTTGGGCGATCTCGCAGCAGGAGACGTTCTACTCCGCCTCGATGGCCCTTCAGGTGAACGACCCCGAAGACCAGCAGGCAGGGCTCGTGAACAGCACTCTAGGCGGAATGAACCTCTTCGTCGACCCGATCGTTTCCGAAGTCCAGGTGCTGTCGTCGGGTCCAGTGCTGCAGGCGATTGTGGACTCTTTAAGGGCTTAGACTCGTACGCGACGACTACGGAGTCCGGTCCGATCTCGCTCGGAACATCTGGGTCGATTCGGAGGCTCCGGACGGACTCTTCGAGCTTTGGTACGACGCGGAAGGGTTGAATGCTCAGCTCAGGAACTCCGATGGAGAGCTTCTTGTAGAGGCGCCCGTCGGCACCACTCTTGATGCCGGCTTCATGCGTTTCGTGCCGCAACGACTGGATGAGGATACCGACCAGCGCCTTTGGGGCCTCCGCATCGAACCCGCTCACTCGGTGGCGGTGGAGATCGGGTTTTCTTCCGAAGCGCGCAGTGAGACAAATATCGTGGACATCGGCCTCGTCCATGCTGACCAACACCTCGCGCCGTTGATTCTGAACATGGGCGGCAAAGTCCTGCGGGAACGGGGCGCCGAGTCCGTCCGCTCCGTGGCTCGCCAAGATCGACGCTTCATTCAGTCTCAGCTCGACAGCGCGGACGCGCAGATGAAAACCTCGCAGGAGGCCATCCGCGTCTTTAAAACGACACAGGCGTTCTCGTCGCTAAGTTTAAGGCAGCAGCAGCTCGTCGCTCGCTCCCAAAGGATCTACGACGATATCGAGTTGTTCAGATATCAGCGTCAGGTGCTCAGCGGGTTGGTGGACATGATCGCCGGCGGCGGAATCGAACAAGCCAACCTTACGGGTACCCTGGCAGAACTGCCGGAGGGTACGAACAACCAGGTTCACATCGTGATCCAGCGTATCCAGGCGGAGCAGGAAGTATTCCGCGAACTGGTCGAGCAGCAACGACTTTCGAAGGGTCACCCTCAGGTACAGTCCGTGCAGTCAAGCCTGGTCCAGATGGGAACGCAACTCCAGAGCGCTGCGACTGCCAGCCTCGGAGTCGTGACAAACCAGTTGGCCGGGCTCGAAGCTCAGGAACAGGACATCCTGGATGAGCAGGCTCTCCTCCCGGCGTTGGAGGGGCAGCTTTCGGCATTGGAGGCTCAACGGGCGATGGACGCGTCGGCGTACCAGATGATTCAACGACAGCTGTACCAGACTCGGATCGCAGAGGCCGCCGCCGCGCCCTACATTGAGATCATTGATCCGGCCACGGCCGCCCACCCTCTCGGGGGCAGCAGCCGCTTGAACATCCTCTTGGGTGGACTTCTCGGGATCATCTTGGGCGTTGGTGCGGCCTTCTTCCTTGAGTACCTAGATCGGACAGTGCGAACCAGCTCTGATGTCGAGTCGCTGCTCGGCATCCCGGTGCTCGGGGTGATTCCGCAGCTACATAGGCTCTCAAACGCGACGAGTGACGCGAGTCAATTGGAAGGCCGCGGGATCCCTCTGATCGTCGCGATGGACCCGCTGGATCCGGCCTCCGAAGCGTATCGCAACCTGCGCATGAACTTGATGTATGTGAGTCCAGATTCAGATAAGCGCCCAACCAAGACGGTCCTCTTCTCAAGCCCGGGACCGTCCGAGGGTAAGTCGACCACCGCTGTGAACTTCGCAGTGATGCTCGCCCAACAGGGACACAGAGTCCTGCTTATCGACTCCGATCTGCGCCGCCCATCTCTGCACCGAACACTCGACCTCCTGAGGGAACCGGGACTGACAAACTTGCTTATCGGAGATGCGGAGCCACGAGAAACCGTGCGCCCTAACGTTTTTCCGAATCTAGACTTCTTGCCCTCAGGGGTCTTTCCGCCAAACCCATCCGAACTTCTCAACTCGAAGGCGATGGTAAGGGTCATCGAGGAGTTCGAAGGGCGTTACGACTTCGTGGTGATCGACTCCCCGCCGCTCCTCGCAGTCACGGACGCCGCGATTCTCTCGGTGCACACGGACGGGGCAGTAATCGTTCTCCGCTCAGGAGAGACCGAACAACGGGCCGCCCAGCGATCCATCGATCAGCTCCGACGCCTTGGCGTCCGAATCTTTGGGGCAGTCCTCAACGAGGTCACTGCGGCCAATCCGGACGAGAGTTATTACCTCCAGTACTACGAGACATACACGCCAACAGGAACCGTCCAGAAGAGCGGTTGGCAGCAGTTGCGTGAGGGTCTGAGCAAGGTGACATTCTTCGGGTGACCCGGCCCTAGCAGCCGAGTTCAGGGGGCGGGAGAACGATGTAGTTCCTCCGCCCTTTTTTTCGCCAGCCCGTATCCGTTCACCCGCCACCCCACCCGCTATATGAACGGCACACCCGCCATCCCGCCGCCGGTCAACGAACCGGTTCTGACGTACGCTCCAGGCACTCCCGAACGAGCTGCTCTCAAGGCTGAACTCGAGCGGCAGTCCAACCTGGTTGTGGACGTTCCGCTCATCATTAACGGGGAAGAGGTTCGCACCGGCGACACCTTCGATGTGGTGATGCCCCACTCACACGGCCACGTGATCGCGAGGGCTCACAAGGCTGGCCCTGAGGAAACTCAGCGAGCAGTCGACTCAGCGATCGCAATGCAAGACGAATGGTCTTCCATGCGTTGGGAAGACCGGGCCGCCATTTTTTTGAAGGCTGCAGATCTTCTTGCGGGTCCCTGGAGACAGGTGCTGAACGCGTCGACGATGCTCGGCCAAAGTAAGACCGCGCATCAGGCAGAGATCGACGCTGCTTGTGAGATCATCGACTTCTTCAGGTTCGGCGCGCATTTTGCTGAGCGCATTTACTCCACCCAACCGATCTCCGAGTCGGGCGTGTGGAATCGATCTGAATACCGTGCTTTAGAGGGCTTCGTTTACGCGATCTCTCCGTTCAACTTCACGGCGATCGGGGCGAACCTCTCGGGCACACCCGCCATGATGGGGAACGCCGTAGTATGGAAGCCGGCACGCTCCGCGGTGTTGGCGAACTACTATGTGATGAAGCTCTTTGAGGAAGCGGGACTACCTCCTGGCGTCATCAACTTTATTTCCGGCGACGCGGTTTCCATCACCGAGAAGCTTCTCACCCACCGTGAGTTCGCCGGCGTCCACTTCACGGGTTCTACCGGGGTCTTCAATGGCTTCTGGAAGAAGATCGGCGACAACATGGACACCTACCGCTCGTACCCACGCATCGTGGGCGAAACCGGCGGCAAGGACTTCATCATTGCACACCCGGACTCAGACTGGGAAGCGGTAAAGACCGCAATCGTGCGCGGCTCCTTCGAATACCAGGGGCAGAAATGCAGCGCGGCTTCTCGGGCGTATATCCCGGCAAGCATGTGGGAGAAGCTCGAAGCTCCACTGGTCGAAGAGACCAACTCGCTGACCATGGGAGATCCACGTGACTTCACGAACTTTGTGTCCGCGGTGATCGACCAGAAGGCGTTCGACAAGATCAAAGAGTACATCGACAACGCTGAGGCTTCTGAGGACGCCGATGTTGTGGTCGGTGGCGGATGTGACGATTCAGAGGGATGGTACGTTGAGCCGACGATCATCGTCGCGAAGTCTTCTGATTATATCTCCATGTGCGACGAGATCTTCGGCCCCGTCATGACGATCTTCGTGTACGACGATGATGATTGGGCGGAGACGTTGAAGCTCGTCGACAGCACGTCACCCTACGCACTCACCGGCGCGGTCTTCGCGCGGGACAGGCGTGTGCTCCGCGAAGCCACGGATGCTCTGCGGAACGCTGCCGGCAACTTCTACCTGAATGACCGTCCCACCGGTGCCGTTGTGGGCCAGCAGCCGTTCGGCGGTGCGCGAGCGTCGGGAACGAACGACAAGGCGGGGTCCATGCTCAACCTGATGCGTTGGGTCAGTGCAAGGTCGATCAAAGAGACCTTCGTCCCGGCTAAGGACTACACCTACCCGTTCATGGACGGCGAGTAGGCTCTACGGAGTTGCAGCAACCAACGAGCGGTCTGGCGCGGGAAGCGTCAGGCCGCTCGTT carries:
- a CDS encoding toast rack family protein; translated protein: MRKALVAAVTAVLVASTSASAQDWRTVTMSRQIEDNDEVRVIVDYGVGRFNVTSTDGGVLYRMNLRYDEGRFEPIADFSGDRLELGVASIGRRWNIGKGGNTGQLDLELARGIPMDLELNFGAVRADLDLGGLALTALALRTGASESTVDMSEPNIAAMRTASFEAGAAEFTARNLGNLNAERIEVTAGVGDLTLGFSGRWEQDAAVSIDMGLGTLELRFPEGLGVRLRKKSFFTSLDSEGMVKRGDAYYSLDWDDADKKITIDLDAAFGSVKVVWVR
- a CDS encoding Mrp/NBP35 family ATP-binding protein; amino-acid sequence: MTADELRRSVMAALAKIKHPTKERDLVASGQVQNLTAEDSGVVRFQFILGGDDPSDLLKQARAAAEGVEGVSEVKVNVQLPQMTPSGGGGRQGGLQPGSVPAPTPRPGVLTGVRQIIAVSSGKGGVGKSMVAANLAAAFAQSGRSVGLLDADIYGPNIPLMFGVQRRPSVTGDKGQELIEPLESHGVKLMSLGFLLDKEQPAIMRGPLISGILKQFLEQVDWGDLDMMVVDMPPGTGDAQLSLVQTIDLDGAVMVTTPQEVSTGDVRRGVKMFERVNTRVLGVVENMSGMACPHCDEIVDVFGSGGGESLAKEMKLAFLGRVPLDPAVRKAGDEGVPTVVSAPDSGAAAALIAVMKAVEERLAVLV
- a CDS encoding polysaccharide biosynthesis tyrosine autokinase yields the protein MNAQLRNSDGELLVEAPVGTTLDAGFMRFVPQRLDEDTDQRLWGLRIEPAHSVAVEIGFSSEARSETNIVDIGLVHADQHLAPLILNMGGKVLRERGAESVRSVARQDRRFIQSQLDSADAQMKTSQEAIRVFKTTQAFSSLSLRQQQLVARSQRIYDDIELFRYQRQVLSGLVDMIAGGGIEQANLTGTLAELPEGTNNQVHIVIQRIQAEQEVFRELVEQQRLSKGHPQVQSVQSSLVQMGTQLQSAATASLGVVTNQLAGLEAQEQDILDEQALLPALEGQLSALEAQRAMDASAYQMIQRQLYQTRIAEAAAAPYIEIIDPATAAHPLGGSSRLNILLGGLLGIILGVGAAFFLEYLDRTVRTSSDVESLLGIPVLGVIPQLHRLSNATSDASQLEGRGIPLIVAMDPLDPASEAYRNLRMNLMYVSPDSDKRPTKTVLFSSPGPSEGKSTTAVNFAVMLAQQGHRVLLIDSDLRRPSLHRTLDLLREPGLTNLLIGDAEPRETVRPNVFPNLDFLPSGVFPPNPSELLNSKAMVRVIEEFEGRYDFVVIDSPPLLAVTDAAILSVHTDGAVIVLRSGETEQRAAQRSIDQLRRLGVRIFGAVLNEVTAANPDESYYLQYYETYTPTGTVQKSGWQQLREGLSKVTFFG
- the pruA gene encoding L-glutamate gamma-semialdehyde dehydrogenase, which produces MNGTPAIPPPVNEPVLTYAPGTPERAALKAELERQSNLVVDVPLIINGEEVRTGDTFDVVMPHSHGHVIARAHKAGPEETQRAVDSAIAMQDEWSSMRWEDRAAIFLKAADLLAGPWRQVLNASTMLGQSKTAHQAEIDAACEIIDFFRFGAHFAERIYSTQPISESGVWNRSEYRALEGFVYAISPFNFTAIGANLSGTPAMMGNAVVWKPARSAVLANYYVMKLFEEAGLPPGVINFISGDAVSITEKLLTHREFAGVHFTGSTGVFNGFWKKIGDNMDTYRSYPRIVGETGGKDFIIAHPDSDWEAVKTAIVRGSFEYQGQKCSAASRAYIPASMWEKLEAPLVEETNSLTMGDPRDFTNFVSAVIDQKAFDKIKEYIDNAEASEDADVVVGGGCDDSEGWYVEPTIIVAKSSDYISMCDEIFGPVMTIFVYDDDDWAETLKLVDSTSPYALTGAVFARDRRVLREATDALRNAAGNFYLNDRPTGAVVGQQPFGGARASGTNDKAGSMLNLMRWVSARSIKETFVPAKDYTYPFMDGE